ACGTTGATTCGTAAGAAACCAGTTCGTCGGTCGCTATTATTCCAATTTATTTCCTGCGGTCTTCCGCAAAGGGTCTTGTCGCTAAGTCTAAGCCGAGCTTTGATTTAGTAACGGCCTCGAAAATTGCGATCTGAATCATCCGGCATCAGGTTTGCAATCATTCGGTGGTCAATTTCGTACCGCTTCAGTAGCGGGCGGGGCAGCGTCTTGTTTATTTGATTCGGTTTACGGAGAAGTACATTGAGAATCTCGCGCGCATCCACGTACGCACTACTCGCGACAGTTCAGCTGAGCGACTCGCCAGCCTCACCGCCCATCCCTTGCAGTCAGTTGGCCCAACTCGGCGACATGCCGGAGCGGTTCCTGCTGCAAGTGTTGCGTAACTTGGTCAACGAAGGGCTGCTGAAGTCGACCCGTGGCGTTGATGGCGGTTACCGCCTCGCGAAGCCGCTGTCGCAAATCACGATGCTTGAAATCGTGGAAGCGATCGACGGCCCGGTTCAACCAGAGTTGCCGCAGATCGGCGGCCTGCAGCCGCAATCGCAAAAGAAGCTGGCCGAAGTTCTCGGCGACGTTGCCGGCGACGCGAAGAAGCGGCTCGCCAGCGTCACGCTCGCACAGCTGAAGCCGGTCGCCGCGACGGCTGCGAACGGCTCGAAGGCGCGCCGCACCGGCTGAGCTTGAACGACCGCCGGACACGCGGTCGCCGGGCTCGTTCGATATCCTGAAAAACGTCTACTCGCCTCGGCGTGTAGGCGTTTTTTGCTGCGCGCTCGATGTTGCTACTCTACTGCGCGCTCGACTTCGTACCCGAAGTCGAGAAGATAATCGGCTGCCCGTGGGGCAACGGCCGAATCGCGAGCAGCACGCCCGCTTCCCACATCGCCCGCTTGAGCGTCCGCAGTTCGCCGTAGCTGTCGGGGTATACCCAAGCCGTGACCGCTGGGGTCGCCGTCCGCCGTCCCTTCAGCTGCCGCATGAAGGGCGACGTCGGCAGCAGGGCCTGATCGATCGTCTGGCCAATGTCTTCGGAAATCGGCAGGAAGACGCCCTGCAGTTCAACCGTCGCTTGCGGCGGCATCGGCATGCCGGGCGGCCCTTGGACGGCGACCATGTGCTTCTTCACCGACAGTCGCATGCGGAAGCCGTCGATCGGTCCATAAACATCCTCGGCCGAACTGCGATCTCGTAACCCGCTACGAATATAGTCGCCGCCGCGAGCCCGCACTTCTTCCAACAAGGCGTCCGCAGGAACGACCGCAAGTAGACCGCGCTTGATGCGGACATGGACCTCGTCGCCCTCGACGGTCTTCGCCAGCGGCGTGGGCACGCATTCGACCTCTTCGACGTCGGGCGTCTGCGAGACGAGCGATACCTGCTCCTGCGTGAGTTGCGTCAGCTTGATCTCTGCTTCGGCGATCGCCCGCTGCACGTCGAACTGGCTTTGACCGCTCGCGTCGAGCTTCGCCCGCCGCTCGGCGATCTCCTGCTCGACCGCGGCTTGGACCACGGCTAGTTGCTGCCGGCGGCCCTCCGTTAGCGCCGCCTGAACGCTCAGGTCGGCGATGCGGGCGACGTCGTTCTCGATCTCTTCCTTGGCCTTCAGCGCCTTCGCGAGTTCATCCTTGAGCTTGGACGCATCGACGAGTTGCGGCTGTTCGACCTGCTCCGTCTGCGGTTTTGGCTTCGCCTTTTTCGGCGTCATCGCCGCGTCGAACTCTTCGGGCCGCGAGGCGCGCACGCCGACGATCATCACGAGGACGATGAGGATGCCGACCATGTTACAGACGACGTCGATGAAGGAGTCTTGCCCCGGCATCGAGTCGTCGTCATCGTGTTGTTCCACTGCCGGCTCCTTCCTCGGTTCGCGCGGCGACTTCCTGGAATTTCACGTCGATGCCGCTGTCGCGGAGCAAGTCGTTGAGACGAATCGCGTGCTGTTCGGCGCCTGGTTCGACTTGCAATAGCAGCGTCGGCCGCCAGTACATGTTGTTTCCCGCCTGCCCCCAATCGGCCATCCGCTCTTTGACGGAAGCGGCGAGTTGATCGAGGACGCGGTCGGTCGGTTGGTGGAACGAGATTGCCATGGGCTGCTCGGCGGGCCCGGAGCCGCCTTGATTGGCCGGCATGACGTCGATCTGCTCGGTTTTCACCACGAC
This sequence is a window from Lacipirellula parvula. Protein-coding genes within it:
- a CDS encoding RrF2 family transcriptional regulator, whose product is MRISRASTYALLATVQLSDSPASPPIPCSQLAQLGDMPERFLLQVLRNLVNEGLLKSTRGVDGGYRLAKPLSQITMLEIVEAIDGPVQPELPQIGGLQPQSQKKLAEVLGDVAGDAKKRLASVTLAQLKPVAATAANGSKARRTG